The region TATCAATATTTTTTTAGGTGCTTTCTTTTTAGAAACCAAAGCTATCAAAGGTAATATTAAAGATAAAAAACTTATAACTATAGTACTCAAAATAAGTATATCCGTCATTCCCACCTCCAGAAATTTATATTATTCATGGTGTCTTTTATAAAATAAAAACATTTTTTGTCTACATAATGTTAACTTAAACCAAGTGACCTCCTGAAAAGTTTTAATACCAGTTTTTTTCAGGATTATTCTAATATATTTTAAAACGCACAAGCAAGGTGTGTACTTGAATAGCCATTTGAAAAGACCTAGTTCTAGGCTCTTTTACTTGTGAAATCTTGTAAATTTTTAGTAGAGTTCTTAAATAGTATCAGTTATATTTCTATGGTGCAAAACCATAATATATAATAATAAAAGCATACCCTAACAGATAGGCAACACTAGCAAATAAAATAATAAAAAATGAACTTGCAACAGCTCTAGTTATATTGTCGATGGTGTTTTTTTTGAAAAAGGTAAGAGTTCGGACACTTATTGCACCGAAAATGGGGGCGACAAGTAAAAAGTAAGAGTATTCAACAACGCTTAATAACTGCATGTACAAGGGCATGTTTTCTCCCCCGCTGACGCCCTGTAATTTTGATCTTGTGAAAAGCCAATAGGCTAGGAATAAACTTTGCATTACAATCCCATAAATTATAAATGGCTTAAACATCTTTGTTCCAAAAGTAGTGACACAAATAAATAGAAGATAAACGCAAGCTAATATATAGGGTAACCAAATTGAATTGCCTATCATAATCATTCCTCCTCATTCTCCAACTAATTATTCGCCAAGTATAGCATATTAAAGAAAAAGAGAGTCCTATTTAAAAGATTTCTCTTTTTCTTGGTATTCAAATTTATTGAGGTCGGCTTATAAAAAATAATTTATTTCACCATATTTTTTCGGATAGCTTTTTTTACCTCGTTATCATTTAGTGAAGCAATATCAAGATTAGAGACGTATTGATGATCTGAATGAATTAGATTGGCAGAGGTCATAACAGTATAGAAGATGGTTTCATAGTAGTCATGTCGTTTAATAGTTCATTTGTTGTTAACACGTTTGCAAATTCATTATGGAGGGTTGCAAGAGAAATGTTATGAATAATGTGAGCATCGATAAGATTATTTTTTTCATCATAGAGATCGAATGCAGCGGTTGCATCTGATATTAAACAAGTGTTATATCCCAAATTACCACTCATACGGGTCGCTGTTGAGACACAGTGAGGTGTTGTAAGTCCAATAATCACTAGTGAGGTTATCTTTTTTGCTTGTAAATAAACTTCTAACTCAGTCCCAATAAATGCATTATTTACTTTTTTTTGAAAAATAGGTTCGTCGGGTAGGGGAGTGGTTTCTTTTTTAAATAAGACAGTATTTCCTTTATTATAAAATAGTGATGTTGAATCATCAGAGACGTGTTGAATATGAATAATCGGCCAGTTTTTTTGTCTGGCTTTATTTAAAATAGTTTCCATGTTGCGTTCAGCATTAAGGTTATTTCGGTTCCCAAATGACTTGTCATTAAATGCCTTTTGCACATCGATGATCAGTAGTGCATGATTCCCCATAACTAACAGCTCCTTCTCATATATCTGATTAAAGTATTAGATGTAGTGTACATGGTAGGCGTAGATATGTACACTGTTAAGTTTTTAAATTAACAAAATAAGTAATAGCATTTATAGGACAGAAGTGAAGTTCATATTAGTTTATTACTTTCTTTTCCCATATAGTTTTCGTTTGAGCTAACAGCTCTTAAAAATTTAAAATAAGTATTTTTTGTGAGCGCTTGCCAAAAGTATGTTAGTTTGCTATTATTTACTTATAAAGTAAATCTAATAGGATTGTTACTGATTCGATCAGGCATAACCTACAAAAACAAACCACAATTGTGTCTTGTTTTTGTAGGTTTTTTTCTTAGGGAGGTGGTAAAACTGGAGTTTATTAAAAAAATAAATAATAATGT is a window of Vagococcus intermedius DNA encoding:
- a CDS encoding cysteine hydrolase family protein; the encoded protein is MGNHALLIIDVQKAFNDKSFGNRNNLNAERNMETILNKARQKNWPIIHIQHVSDDSTSLFYNKGNTVLFKKETTPLPDEPIFQKKVNNAFIGTELEVYLQAKKITSLVIIGLTTPHCVSTATRMSGNLGYNTCLISDATAAFDLYDEKNNLIDAHIIHNISLATLHNEFANVLTTNELLNDMTTMKPSSILL